A part of Streptomyces sp. NBC_00557 genomic DNA contains:
- a CDS encoding PP2C family protein-serine/threonine phosphatase: MLRKRSTDEGDELLARLGSLTAQARERAELQRSQVELAIALQRGMLPRDLPAAPGLHIAVRYTPANLGLNVGGDWYDAFTLPDGRIGLAIGDVQGHNIEATAFMGQVRAGLRALATVTGDPGELLSRTNELLLSLGADLFATCTFMRLDPATGVLESARAGHIPFVWATADGKAGVADDEGGPPLGIDSRVAFPVSRHRLTAGGHFVLVTDGVVEGPSLDIDDGLDHVVNLAGIAAVAGLAAPALAAAVMKGAEGVGHDDDAAVLVVGLDGPDRHPAPGPVRTAGSR, encoded by the coding sequence ATGCTCCGCAAGCGCTCCACGGACGAAGGCGACGAGCTGCTGGCCAGACTCGGCTCGCTCACCGCCCAGGCACGGGAGCGGGCGGAGCTGCAGCGCAGCCAGGTGGAGCTGGCCATCGCCCTCCAGCGCGGCATGCTCCCGCGGGACCTGCCCGCGGCCCCCGGACTGCACATCGCCGTCCGCTACACACCGGCCAACCTCGGCCTCAACGTGGGCGGCGACTGGTACGACGCGTTCACCCTGCCCGACGGGCGGATCGGGCTGGCCATCGGCGACGTCCAGGGCCACAACATCGAGGCCACCGCGTTCATGGGCCAGGTGCGGGCCGGACTGCGCGCCCTCGCCACCGTGACCGGGGATCCCGGCGAACTGCTCTCCCGCACCAACGAGCTGCTGCTGTCCCTGGGCGCCGACCTGTTCGCCACCTGCACCTTCATGCGTCTCGACCCGGCCACCGGGGTGCTGGAGAGCGCACGGGCCGGCCACATCCCGTTCGTGTGGGCCACGGCGGACGGCAAGGCCGGCGTCGCCGACGACGAGGGCGGGCCGCCGCTCGGCATCGACTCGCGCGTGGCGTTCCCGGTGAGCAGGCACCGGCTCACCGCGGGCGGCCACTTCGTCCTGGTCACCGACGGAGTGGTGGAGGGCCCCTCGCTGGACATCGACGACGGCCTGGACCACGTGGTGAACCTCGCCGGCATCGCCGCCGTCGCCGGCCTTGCGGCCCCCGCGCTGGCCGCCGCCGTGATGAAGGGCGCCGAGGGCGTCGGCCACGACGACGACGCGGCCGTCCTGGTCGTGGGCCTGGACGGCCCCGACAGACACCCAGCGCCGGGGCCGGTCCGTACGGCGGGTTCCAGGTGA
- a CDS encoding glyceraldehyde-3-phosphate dehydrogenase: protein MTVNDDSFTNWKIREEIAEAMIPLIGKLHRERDVTVLLHSRSLVNKSVVSILKTHRFARQIAGAELSVTETMPFLEALTTLDLGPSQIDLGMLATTYKADDRGLSVAEFTAEAVAGATGANKIERREPRDVVLYGFGRIGRLVARLLIEKAGSGNGLRLRAIVVRGGGAQDIVKRASLLRRDSIHGQFQGTITVDEETSTIVANGNAIKVIYADDPSHVDYTEYGIRDAILIDNTGKWRDREGLSKHLRPGIEKVVLTAPGKGDVPNIVHGVNHDTIKPDEQILSCASCTTNAIVPPLKAMDDEYGVLRGHVETVHSFTNDQNLLDNYHKSERRGRSAPLNMVITETGAASAVAKALPDLKAKISGSSIRVPVPDVSIAILNLQLARETTREEVHDYLREVSLTSPLKRQIDFITAPDAVSSDFIGSRHASIVDAGALKVDGDNAILYLWYDNEFGYSCQVVRVVQYVSGVEYPTFPATSV from the coding sequence GTGACTGTCAACGACGACTCGTTCACCAACTGGAAGATCCGCGAGGAGATCGCGGAGGCGATGATCCCGCTCATCGGGAAGCTGCACCGCGAGCGGGACGTGACCGTCCTGCTGCACAGCCGCTCCCTGGTGAACAAGTCGGTGGTCAGCATCCTCAAGACCCACCGCTTCGCCCGGCAGATCGCCGGCGCGGAACTGTCGGTCACGGAGACCATGCCGTTCCTCGAGGCCCTGACCACCCTCGACCTCGGGCCCTCCCAGATCGACCTCGGCATGCTGGCCACCACCTACAAGGCCGACGACCGCGGCCTGAGCGTGGCCGAGTTCACCGCCGAGGCGGTCGCCGGCGCCACCGGCGCCAACAAGATCGAGCGCCGCGAGCCGCGCGACGTCGTGCTGTACGGCTTCGGCCGCATCGGCCGGCTCGTCGCCCGGCTGCTGATCGAGAAGGCCGGCTCCGGCAACGGTCTCCGGCTGCGCGCCATCGTCGTGCGCGGCGGCGGCGCCCAGGACATCGTCAAGCGCGCCTCGCTGCTGCGCCGCGACTCCATCCACGGCCAGTTCCAGGGCACGATCACCGTGGACGAGGAGACCAGCACGATCGTCGCCAACGGCAACGCCATCAAGGTGATCTACGCCGACGACCCGTCGCACGTGGACTACACCGAGTACGGCATCCGGGACGCCATCCTCATCGACAACACCGGCAAGTGGCGCGACCGCGAAGGCCTGTCGAAGCACCTGCGCCCCGGCATCGAGAAGGTCGTACTGACCGCGCCGGGCAAGGGCGACGTCCCGAACATCGTGCACGGCGTCAACCACGACACCATCAAGCCGGACGAGCAGATCCTGTCCTGCGCCTCCTGCACCACCAACGCCATCGTCCCGCCGCTGAAGGCGATGGACGACGAGTACGGCGTGCTGCGCGGCCATGTGGAGACCGTCCACTCGTTCACCAACGACCAGAACCTGCTGGACAATTACCACAAGTCCGAGCGCCGTGGCCGCTCCGCGCCGCTCAACATGGTCATCACCGAGACCGGCGCCGCCTCCGCCGTCGCCAAGGCGCTGCCGGACCTCAAGGCGAAGATCAGCGGCAGCTCGATCCGCGTCCCCGTGCCGGACGTCTCCATCGCGATCCTCAACCTGCAGCTGGCCCGCGAGACCACCCGCGAGGAGGTCCACGACTACCTGCGCGAGGTGTCGCTGACCTCGCCGCTCAAGCGCCAGATCGACTTCATCACGGCGCCCGACGCGGTCTCCAGCGACTTCATCGGCTCCCGCCACGCCTCGATCGTGGACGCCGGCGCGCTCAAGGTCGACGGCGACAACGCGATCCTCTACCTCTGGTACGACAACGAGTTCGGCTACTCCTGCCAGGTCGTCCGGGTCGTGCAGTACGTGTCGGGCGTGGAGTACCCGACCTTCCCCGCGACGTCGGTCTGA
- the selA gene encoding L-seryl-tRNA(Sec) selenium transferase — translation MDQRTTGAADRPRAHHDVRPGGRAAGAPDGVVRLPEDGAPPPGGADARRRIPRTDRLLRDPRLAAAVERLGAGVVKAAVREAQQRAREGAIRPEQVPDTAVALLPGTASGLRPVINATGVLLHTNLGRAPLSAAARQAVQEAAGPTDVELDLATGVRARRGRSALAALAERVPSAGAAHVVNNGAAALALAATALAAGREIVVSRGEMVEIGDGFRLPDLLVSTGARLREVGTTNRTTPADYAAAIGPDTGFVLKVHPSNFRITGFTRSARTAELTGLGVPVVVDIGSGLLTPHPALPGEPDADTQLRAGASLVTASGDKLLGGPQCGLLLGDRDLVRRLARHPLARALRVDKLTLAALEATLTGPPTPTARALTADPARLRERADRLAGALAADGIDVRAVDSCATVGGGGAPGVVLPSAALCLPEAYAAALRTGPVPVVGRLEAGRCLLDLRAVPEHDDERLAGAVRSARPAGGGRA, via the coding sequence ATGGACCAGCGGACGACGGGCGCGGCGGACCGGCCCCGCGCCCACCACGACGTACGGCCCGGCGGCAGGGCGGCCGGAGCGCCGGACGGCGTCGTACGGCTGCCGGAGGACGGCGCGCCCCCTCCCGGCGGCGCCGATGCCCGCCGCCGTATTCCGCGCACCGACCGCCTCCTCCGTGACCCCCGGCTGGCCGCGGCGGTGGAGCGACTCGGCGCCGGTGTGGTGAAGGCCGCCGTGCGCGAGGCGCAGCAGCGGGCCCGGGAGGGCGCCATCCGGCCCGAGCAGGTGCCGGACACGGCCGTCGCGCTGCTGCCCGGCACCGCGAGCGGGCTGCGACCGGTGATCAACGCCACCGGCGTGCTGCTGCACACCAACCTCGGCCGGGCCCCGCTGTCGGCGGCCGCCCGGCAGGCCGTCCAGGAGGCCGCGGGGCCGACGGACGTCGAACTGGACCTGGCGACCGGAGTACGCGCCCGCCGGGGCCGCTCTGCCCTCGCCGCCCTGGCCGAGCGCGTCCCGTCGGCGGGGGCCGCGCACGTCGTCAACAACGGCGCCGCCGCGCTCGCGCTCGCCGCCACCGCCCTCGCGGCCGGCCGGGAGATCGTCGTCAGCCGCGGCGAGATGGTGGAGATCGGCGACGGCTTCCGCCTGCCCGACCTGCTGGTCTCCACCGGCGCCCGGCTGCGCGAGGTCGGTACCACCAACCGCACGACACCCGCCGACTACGCCGCGGCGATCGGCCCGGACACCGGGTTCGTGCTCAAGGTGCACCCCTCCAACTTCCGCATCACCGGCTTCACCCGGTCCGCCCGGACCGCCGAACTCACCGGTCTCGGCGTGCCCGTCGTCGTCGACATCGGCTCCGGGCTGCTCACCCCGCACCCGGCGCTGCCCGGGGAACCCGACGCCGACACCCAGTTGCGGGCCGGCGCCTCGCTCGTCACCGCCAGCGGCGACAAGCTCCTCGGCGGCCCCCAGTGCGGGCTGCTGCTCGGCGACCGGGACCTGGTGCGCCGTCTCGCCCGGCACCCGCTGGCCCGCGCCCTGCGCGTCGACAAGCTGACCCTGGCCGCGCTGGAGGCCACCCTCACCGGCCCGCCCACCCCGACCGCCCGCGCCCTCACGGCCGACCCGGCCCGCCTGCGCGAGCGCGCCGACCGGCTCGCCGGCGCTCTCGCCGCCGACGGCATCGACGTACGGGCCGTGGACTCCTGCGCCACCGTCGGCGGCGGAGGCGCGCCCGGCGTCGTGCTGCCCAGCGCGGCGCTCTGTCTGCCCGAGGCGTACGCCGCGGCGCTGCGCACCGGCCCGGTCCCCGTGGTGGGACGGCTGGAGGCGGGCCGCTGCCTGCTGGACCTGCGCGCGGTGCCCGAGCACGACGACGAACGGCTGGCCGGCGCCGTGCGCTCCGCCCGGCCGGCCGGGGGAGGGCGGGCGTGA
- the selD gene encoding selenide, water dikinase SelD, producing the protein MTSTSAPTRQAPVRLTQYAHGGGCACKIPPGELEEVVAGLTAAPLAGGDTPLLVGLATGDDAAVVTHRGTALVCTADFFTPVVDDPYDWGRIAAANALSDVYAMGGRPVLAVNLLGWPRDRLPFDLAREVLRGGLDIATEAGCHVGGGHSVDDPEPKYGMAVTGLADPGRLLRNDAGRPGLPLSLTKPLGVGVLNNRHKATGERFEQAVATMTALNRDAAEAALAAGAACATDVTGFGFLGHLHKLARASGVTAVVDTAAVPYLEGAREAVRDGYVSGGTRRNLEWVAPHTDFGDTDEDTRLLLADAQTSGGLLVAGEVPGAPVVGELVPRGTHSIVLRRRGCGAGR; encoded by the coding sequence ATGACCTCGACATCCGCACCGACCCGCCAGGCGCCCGTCCGGCTCACCCAGTACGCCCACGGCGGCGGCTGCGCCTGCAAGATCCCGCCCGGGGAGCTGGAGGAGGTGGTCGCCGGGCTGACCGCGGCCCCGCTCGCCGGGGGCGACACCCCGCTGCTGGTCGGGCTCGCCACCGGCGACGACGCCGCCGTCGTCACGCACCGGGGAACGGCACTCGTCTGCACGGCCGACTTCTTCACGCCGGTCGTGGACGACCCCTACGACTGGGGGCGCATCGCCGCCGCCAACGCCCTGTCCGACGTGTACGCCATGGGCGGGAGGCCGGTGCTCGCCGTGAACCTGCTGGGCTGGCCCCGCGACCGGCTCCCCTTCGACCTGGCCCGCGAGGTGCTGCGCGGCGGCCTGGACATCGCCACCGAGGCCGGCTGCCACGTCGGCGGCGGGCACAGCGTCGACGACCCGGAGCCGAAGTACGGCATGGCCGTCACCGGCCTCGCCGACCCAGGCCGGCTGCTGCGCAACGACGCCGGCCGGCCGGGGCTGCCGCTGTCGCTGACCAAGCCGCTGGGCGTGGGCGTGCTGAACAACCGCCACAAGGCCACCGGTGAACGGTTCGAGCAGGCCGTCGCCACCATGACCGCGCTCAACCGGGACGCCGCCGAGGCCGCCCTCGCGGCCGGGGCCGCCTGCGCCACCGACGTCACCGGGTTCGGGTTCCTCGGCCACCTCCACAAGCTGGCGCGGGCCTCCGGCGTGACCGCCGTGGTCGACACCGCGGCCGTCCCGTACCTGGAAGGTGCCCGGGAGGCCGTACGCGACGGGTACGTCAGCGGCGGCACCCGGCGCAACCTGGAATGGGTCGCCCCGCACACCGACTTCGGCGACACCGACGAGGACACCCGGCTGCTGCTGGCCGACGCCCAGACCTCCGGCGGCCTGCTGGTCGCCGGGGAGGTGCCCGGGGCGCCGGTCGTGGGGGAGCTGGTGCCGCGCGGGACCCACTCGATCGTCCTCCGCCGGCGCGGCTGCGGGGCAGGCCGCTAA
- a CDS encoding MASE1 domain-containing protein has translation MAAVVGNDDQRRPGGSAVQVLAVAACYYGSARLGLLRELSVEGAVVSPIWPPTGVAVAALLVLGLRCWPGITLGAFFAVLAIDTPRIDVLGTIAGQTLAPVCAALLLRRAGFRTDLSRLRDGIALVFLGALPAMLISATTGAGLLVLMHRLNAHSFWPAWLAWWVGDAMGVLLITPLLLLLHNARRPPSPARWKEATALAVVTCTVVPVAVYSSVSVLFLVYPLIIWAALRFLLAGSVLCALATSVLATVAATDGAGAFTGLSRIEVMAKLQAFNGAMALTALLLSALITEQRNTRRSVEKACQELVEVLEHLTAGEAPPPRVQPDTGHGEGTDGGPGPLSSGSSGASP, from the coding sequence ATGGCTGCTGTGGTGGGTAACGACGATCAGCGCCGACCGGGCGGCTCCGCCGTCCAGGTGCTGGCCGTCGCGGCCTGCTACTACGGCTCGGCCCGGCTGGGACTCCTGCGTGAACTCTCCGTCGAGGGCGCGGTCGTCAGCCCCATCTGGCCGCCGACGGGTGTCGCCGTCGCCGCCCTGCTGGTCCTCGGCCTGCGCTGCTGGCCCGGCATCACCCTCGGCGCCTTCTTCGCCGTGCTGGCCATCGACACACCCCGCATCGACGTGCTCGGCACCATCGCCGGTCAGACCCTCGCACCCGTGTGTGCGGCGTTGCTGCTGCGCCGGGCCGGCTTCCGTACCGACCTGAGCCGGCTGCGGGACGGCATCGCCCTGGTGTTCCTGGGCGCGCTGCCCGCGATGCTGATCAGCGCGACCACCGGCGCCGGCCTGCTCGTCCTCATGCACAGGCTGAACGCGCACAGCTTCTGGCCCGCCTGGCTGGCCTGGTGGGTGGGCGACGCCATGGGGGTGCTGCTCATCACGCCCCTGCTGCTGTTGCTGCACAACGCCCGCCGGCCGCCCTCGCCGGCCCGCTGGAAGGAGGCGACCGCACTGGCCGTCGTCACGTGCACGGTCGTCCCGGTGGCCGTCTACAGCTCGGTCAGCGTGCTCTTCCTCGTCTACCCGCTGATCATCTGGGCCGCCCTGCGGTTTCTGCTGGCGGGCAGTGTGCTGTGCGCGCTGGCGACGTCCGTGCTGGCGACCGTCGCGGCGACGGACGGTGCCGGGGCCTTCACCGGCCTGAGCCGGATCGAGGTCATGGCGAAGCTCCAGGCGTTCAACGGTGCGATGGCCCTGACCGCACTCCTGCTGTCCGCCCTGATCACCGAGCAGCGCAACACCCGGCGCTCGGTGGAGAAGGCGTGCCAGGAGCTCGTCGAGGTTCTGGAACACCTCACCGCCGGCGAGGCCCCACCGCCCCGCGTCCAGCCGGACACCGGGCACGGCGAGGGCACCGACGGCGGGCCGGGCCCGCTGTCATCGGGTTCATCGGGCGCATCCCCGTAG
- a CDS encoding collagenase: MEDTQMRYRFALPGRVPGRARPRRAARLAVAAVVGVTVAGLLSTPASAAPRQPYRTGAADQPQRHWPVPSPAGATTAVTERPTSRARRLSPAQLPPQQPLSAHPAARQAKAASCSPADFGSRSGSALVSFVKASSTDCVNTLFSVTGKDAHDVFRQSRMLTVAAAYTRTARRYRGDDAGGLEQLVLFLRAGYYVQFNHPGDVGPYTTRLTRAVTAGLDAFFARRHARDVTAANGDILGESVILTDSAGQQDRYLPVYRRLLDGYDSSYDSVDSMVRAVNDVYTPLWRGNWNPEYVKAVEADPRIIGDLHDFALAHTGLLGTERAFLDSNAGMNLARYVEHPELRATVQPLVEDLLAATAMTGPTAGLWVAVATQANAYDAADCASYDICDLPARLTEAVLPVTRHCDADVTILAQSLTAADLDAACASVLHQSAYFRTLVKAGGPIPGQYVSTIQLVVFAGRADYQTYAGAIYGIDTGNGGMTLDGDPSDPANHVTSIMYQKPYDDGFAARIWNLNHEYTHFLDGRDDMKGDFAQQISVPDVWWIEGVAEYASYGYRGLADDQAVQEAAKHTYTLSTLFESTYDNSDVIRTYPWGYLAVRYMVQTHPDDVQRMLARFRVGDYAGGYAVYHDGIGTRYDADFDRWLTACAAGACATPART, from the coding sequence GTGGAGGACACCCAGATGCGCTATCGCTTCGCGCTGCCCGGACGCGTGCCAGGCCGGGCCCGCCCGCGTAGGGCCGCACGCCTGGCCGTCGCCGCGGTCGTCGGCGTCACCGTCGCCGGACTGCTGTCCACACCGGCGTCGGCGGCGCCCCGGCAGCCGTACCGCACCGGTGCTGCCGACCAGCCCCAGCGGCACTGGCCCGTGCCGTCGCCGGCCGGCGCCACCACCGCCGTCACCGAGCGTCCCACGAGCCGGGCCCGGCGGCTCAGCCCCGCCCAACTCCCGCCGCAGCAACCGCTGTCGGCCCACCCGGCCGCACGGCAGGCCAAGGCGGCCTCCTGCAGTCCGGCCGACTTCGGCAGCCGTAGCGGGTCCGCGCTCGTGTCCTTCGTGAAGGCCTCGTCCACGGACTGCGTCAACACCCTGTTCTCGGTGACCGGCAAGGACGCGCACGACGTGTTCCGCCAGAGCCGGATGCTCACCGTGGCGGCCGCGTACACACGCACGGCCCGGCGGTACCGCGGCGACGACGCCGGCGGTCTGGAACAACTGGTCCTCTTCCTGCGGGCCGGCTACTACGTGCAGTTCAACCACCCCGGGGACGTAGGTCCGTACACCACGCGCCTCACCAGAGCCGTCACGGCCGGCCTGGACGCCTTCTTCGCCCGCCGCCACGCGCGTGACGTGACGGCGGCGAACGGCGACATCCTCGGGGAGAGCGTCATCCTCACCGACAGCGCCGGCCAGCAGGACCGCTATCTCCCGGTCTACCGACGGCTGCTGGACGGCTACGACAGCTCCTACGACTCCGTCGACAGCATGGTCAGGGCCGTCAACGACGTCTACACACCGCTGTGGCGCGGCAACTGGAACCCCGAGTACGTCAAGGCCGTGGAGGCCGACCCGCGCATCATCGGCGACCTCCACGACTTCGCCCTCGCCCACACCGGCCTGCTCGGCACCGAGCGGGCCTTTCTGGACTCCAACGCCGGGATGAATCTGGCCCGTTATGTCGAGCATCCCGAACTCCGCGCCACCGTCCAGCCGTTGGTAGAGGACCTGCTGGCGGCGACCGCGATGACCGGCCCGACGGCCGGGCTCTGGGTGGCCGTGGCCACGCAGGCGAACGCCTACGACGCCGCCGACTGCGCCTCCTACGACATCTGCGACCTGCCGGCCAGGCTGACCGAGGCCGTCCTGCCGGTGACCCGGCACTGTGACGCGGACGTCACCATCCTCGCCCAGTCGCTGACCGCCGCCGACCTCGACGCCGCCTGCGCGAGTGTGCTGCACCAGAGCGCGTACTTCCGCACTCTGGTGAAGGCCGGCGGCCCCATACCCGGCCAGTACGTGTCCACCATCCAGCTGGTGGTCTTCGCCGGCCGCGCCGACTACCAGACCTACGCCGGCGCGATCTACGGCATCGACACCGGCAACGGCGGCATGACCCTGGACGGAGACCCGTCCGACCCGGCCAACCACGTCACGTCGATCATGTACCAGAAGCCGTACGACGACGGGTTCGCGGCCCGGATCTGGAACCTCAACCACGAGTACACGCACTTCCTCGACGGCCGGGACGACATGAAGGGCGACTTCGCCCAGCAGATCAGCGTGCCGGACGTGTGGTGGATCGAGGGCGTCGCCGAGTACGCCTCCTACGGCTACCGCGGCCTCGCCGACGACCAGGCGGTCCAGGAGGCCGCGAAACACACGTACACGCTCAGCACCCTCTTCGAGAGCACCTACGACAACAGCGACGTGATCCGCACCTACCCGTGGGGCTACCTCGCCGTGCGCTACATGGTGCAGACGCACCCCGACGACGTCCAGCGCATGCTCGCCCGCTTCCGCGTCGGCGACTACGCGGGCGGGTACGCCGTCTACCACGACGGGATCGGCACCCGCTACGACGCCGACTTCGACCGGTGGCTCACCGCGTGCGCCGCGGGCGCCTGCGCCACGCCCGCCAGGACCTGA